In the Mya arenaria isolate MELC-2E11 chromosome 11, ASM2691426v1 genome, one interval contains:
- the LOC128207579 gene encoding uncharacterized protein LOC128207579: MSSQLYILTVNVNIGLQGGIDLPSAMSKLQTLLCSYPDATRCLHTYKVTGEAKVVAVFEVTNVIGLERMVSGIARVGNMDVTCKPIFPYRFFAEYLKVNGDVLLGKGENTLAGDKQGYWLEISVEYAGKSTSELLEIWSREAVAALTARSSGGHIELWKSVMERKVHMFIAMDPVELDKLSFELPIMKENGCNVNIQALAIHDLEDYCARISSDTM; the protein is encoded by the exons ATGTCAAGCCAGCTGTATATCCTGACTGTTAATGTCAACATTGGGCTGCAAGGTGGCATTGATCTGCCTAGTGCTATGAGCAAGCTACAAACACTTCTCTGCTCCTACCCTGATGCTACCCGTTGTCTCCACACTTACAAG GTAACAGGAGAAGCAAAGGTGGTGGCAG TGTTTGAGGTGACCAATGTGATAGGCCTTGAGCGGATGGTGTCTGGAATTGCTCGAGTTGGCAATATGGACGTCACCTGCAAGCCCATATTCCCATACAGGTTTTTTGCTGAGTACCTCAAGGTGAATGGTGACGTTCTCCTTGGGAAGGGAGAGAACACGTTGGCTGGAGACAAGCAGGGATACTGGCTAGAAATTTCTGTGGAGTATGCAG GTAAGAGTACATCTGAGCTGCTGGAGATATGGAGTCGCGAGGCTGTGGCTGCGCTTACTGCTCGGTCCTCTGGTGGACACATTGAGCTTTGGAAGAGTGTTATGGAGAGGAAG GTACACATGTTTATAGCAATGGACCCGGTTGAGCTGGATAAACTGTCATTCGAGCTGCCGATCATGAAGGAAAATGGGTGCAATGTAAATATACAGGCCTTGGCGATACACGATCTTGAAGACTACTGTGCTCGCATATCATCTGATACCATGTGA
- the LOC128208364 gene encoding post-GPI attachment to proteins factor 4-like, producing MDSAIGRSRGDREYGLLICNADSQPGKHQEALELRDFALYVDKEHTSNFTGQPPRVPRAINSGLKDTARIQEINDYVFCLNASMALKYKHVLVLEDDVLPINNLLQTLDFIILRRLRNTADDSAYYGMTKPFLYLKLYYPQRWQGFAYEIGIMLEFLSIGVVVGGIVVCLDTLCGSRNRRKGHTLFIFVVFTAFALCLAKCLGRVNINDVRRLSPQLYRFGRSAACCTQAMLYPRGAIYPLMEHLLVNNSLNKDLSIHRFSEISGYPGYQVEPNLFQHIGMHTSLSGGSDKNPEEFLFKLHESTFK from the coding sequence ATGGACAGCGCCATAGGGCGGAGCAGAGGAGATCGGGAGTATGGTCTGCTCATCTGTAACGCTGACAGCCAGCCGGGCAAACATCAGGAGGCGTTAGAACTTCGAGATTTCGCCTTGTACGTGGACAAAGAACACACCAGCAATTTTACTGGCCAACCACCCAGAGTCCCTCGAGCCATTAACTCTGGACTAAAAGATACGGCGAGGATTCAAGAAATAAATGACTACGTTTTCTGTCTGAACGCTTCAATGGCcttgaaatacaaacatgttttagtgTTAGAAGACGATGTTCTGCCAATCAATAATCTTTTACAGACATTAGACTTTATAATATTAAGAAGACTTCGCAATACAGCAGACGATAGTGCATACTATGGAATGACGAAGCCCtttttgtacttaaaattgtattatccACAGAGATGGCAAGGGTTTGCTTACGAAATAGGTATCATGCTAGAGTTTCTGAGCATCGGCGTAGTGGTGGGAGGGATTGTTGTATGTTTGGACACACTATGTGGAAGTCGTAACAGACGCAAGGGACACACACTCTTTATATTTGTGGTATTCACAGCCTTTGCCTTGTGCTTGGCCAAGTGTCTTGGTCGTGTAAACATTAACGATGTCCGGCGTCTGTCGCCCCAGTTGTATCGCTTTGGACGAAGCGCAGCGTGCTGCACACAGGCTATGTTGTACCCGAGGGGCGCCATATATCCGCTTATGGAGCATCTGCTTGTCAACAACAGTCTCAATAAAGATCTTTCCATTCACAGATTCTCCGAAATTAGCGGTTACCCGGGGTACCAAGTAGAGCCAAATTTGTTTCAGCACATTGGAATGCACACGTCATTATCGGGTGGGTCAGATAAGAATCCGGAagagtttttgtttaaactacaTGAAAGCACGTTTAAGTGA